TTAATACTTTAATCGAGCTGAATAATGAAATAACTAAAGAAGATATTGTTTCTTTAGATCACCAGGTAAATATCGAAAAATATTATCCCCGTCCCGACAGTATAGTCGTTAACGGTACCATGAAGATAACTATCACTTATATAGAACACCTTACCCTAAGCGGTACAGTTATTAATTTTTTAAATAGGATGCCAATTGCCGGTGCTACAATAAATATCAGGAATTTGGACAGTGATGATATTTTGGCTTCGGCTAAGACAAACAGTAAAGGGTTGTATTCTTTTAATAATTTACCTCCCGGCGTTTTTTTACTGGAAGCTATCACCGAGTTTCATAAACCGGAACAGAAAATAAGTGTCATAAAGAATAAAGATA
This DNA window, taken from Pelotomaculum isophthalicicum JI, encodes the following:
- a CDS encoding carboxypeptidase-like regulatory domain-containing protein, yielding MKEQTLTTNNLVKLIKWTRSVDVTIPVSNVEIFQRVEKINTFLMENAILQVQIFIKLFALTSSKEENKANISKSTVFTKDVEINTLIELNNEITKEDIVSLDHQVNIEKYYPRPDSIVVNGTMKITITYIEHLTLSGTVINFLNRMPIAGATINIRNLDSDDILASAKTNSKGLYSFNNLPPGVFLLEAITEFHKPEQKISVIKNKDIVNFVLHS